In the Solibacillus sp. FSL K6-1523 genome, one interval contains:
- the tsaD gene encoding tRNA (adenosine(37)-N6)-threonylcarbamoyltransferase complex transferase subunit TsaD, which yields MDNYILAIETSCDETAAAIIKNGTEIISNVVSSQIESHKRFGGVVPEIASRHHVEQVTIVLEEALKQADMTPQQLSAVAVTEGPGLVGALLIGINAAKVFAFVHGLPLIGTHHIAGHIYANALVQPMEFPLLALVVSGGHTELVLMKEHGAFEVIGETRDDAAGEAYDKVARVLNMPYPGGPHIDRLAHEATEAVPFPRVWLEEGSYDFSFSGLKSAVINYKHNMDQRGEEIIPTQVAKGFQDSVVEVLTAKTLRAARQYEVKQVIAAGGVSANKGLRTSLEQVFHEEGIPFYVPPLKLCTDNAAMIGAAAYQMYGAGIRGNLAMNGRPGMELISWVK from the coding sequence ATGGATAACTATATATTAGCAATAGAAACAAGCTGTGATGAAACAGCCGCAGCAATTATAAAAAACGGTACGGAAATTATTTCAAATGTTGTATCATCGCAAATTGAGAGTCATAAACGGTTTGGCGGAGTCGTACCTGAAATTGCATCACGCCATCATGTGGAGCAAGTAACAATTGTACTGGAAGAAGCTTTAAAGCAAGCTGACATGACACCACAGCAATTATCAGCAGTAGCTGTAACGGAAGGTCCTGGCTTAGTAGGGGCATTGTTAATTGGAATTAATGCAGCGAAGGTATTTGCCTTTGTTCATGGCTTGCCGCTAATTGGAACGCATCATATTGCAGGACATATTTATGCAAATGCATTAGTGCAGCCGATGGAATTCCCTTTGTTAGCGCTTGTCGTATCAGGGGGACATACGGAGCTTGTTTTGATGAAAGAGCATGGGGCATTTGAGGTTATTGGGGAAACGCGTGATGATGCAGCTGGAGAGGCGTATGATAAAGTTGCACGTGTATTAAACATGCCGTATCCAGGTGGGCCGCATATTGACCGTTTAGCTCATGAAGCAACAGAAGCTGTACCATTTCCACGTGTTTGGTTGGAAGAAGGTTCATATGATTTTAGCTTTAGTGGGTTAAAATCAGCGGTTATTAACTATAAGCATAATATGGATCAACGTGGGGAAGAAATTATTCCAACACAAGTGGCTAAAGGTTTCCAAGATAGTGTTGTGGAAGTATTAACAGCGAAAACATTGCGTGCCGCTCGTCAGTATGAGGTAAAACAAGTTATTGCGGCAGGTGGTGTTTCTGCAAATAAGGGATTACGTACATCATTAGAACAAGTATTTCATGAAGAAGGGATTCCATTTTACGTACCACCATTAAAACTATGTACGGATAATGCTGCGATGATTGGTGCTGCTGCGTATCAAATGTACGGAGCAGGTATTCGTGGGAATTTAGCGATGAATGGTCGACCGGGTATGGAATTAATAAGTTGGGTAAAATAG
- the rimI gene encoding ribosomal protein S18-alanine N-acetyltransferase, with translation MVNYRKMTIADVEAVHAIEQATFPTPWTLDSFYYEMTENQFSHYLVAEDEQQTIVGFCGMWLVIDAAQITNVAVVDAVRGQGMGEGLMREAMRVAKEANMEVMSLEVRVSNVVAQNLYRKLEFQDGGIRKNYYTDNQEDALVMWVNL, from the coding sequence ATGGTCAATTATCGAAAAATGACAATTGCAGATGTAGAAGCGGTGCATGCGATTGAACAAGCGACATTTCCAACGCCATGGACATTGGATTCCTTTTACTATGAAATGACGGAAAATCAATTCTCGCATTATTTAGTAGCAGAGGATGAGCAACAAACGATTGTTGGTTTTTGTGGGATGTGGTTAGTCATTGATGCTGCACAAATTACTAATGTTGCGGTTGTGGATGCTGTACGTGGTCAAGGAATGGGAGAGGGCCTGATGCGAGAGGCAATGCGGGTTGCTAAAGAGGCAAACATGGAAGTGATGAGCTTAGAAGTACGCGTATCGAATGTGGTTGCACAAAATTTATATCGAAAGCTTGAATTCCAAGATGGTGGTATTCGTAAAAATTACTATACGGATAACCAGGAAGATGCTTTAGTAATGTGGGTGAACTTATAA
- the tsaB gene encoding tRNA (adenosine(37)-N6)-threonylcarbamoyltransferase complex dimerization subunit type 1 TsaB, with the protein MIWLGIETANAPLSITVVKDGKVLAEVVQNIKLTHSVGAMPAIEEVLNKAGITPAEIDAVAVSEGPGSYTGVRIGVTLAKTFAWAIQKPLVGVSSLKALAANVKMSNAVICALFDARRQNVYAGVYEGAQLNTVIEDYHDHIDGLLEKLKVLQVPVLFVGTDVDLYFEQIQEVLGENALRAPHTFDLPRASELIAMAQQQELPSIEATHTFVPQYRRIAEAEANWLKEQKKEQL; encoded by the coding sequence ATGATTTGGTTAGGAATTGAAACAGCAAATGCACCGCTATCTATCACAGTTGTGAAAGATGGAAAAGTACTCGCTGAAGTAGTGCAAAATATAAAATTAACGCATTCTGTTGGTGCCATGCCTGCGATTGAAGAAGTGTTAAATAAAGCGGGTATTACACCAGCTGAAATTGATGCGGTAGCGGTATCAGAAGGGCCGGGTTCTTATACAGGTGTGCGGATAGGTGTGACACTAGCGAAAACATTTGCTTGGGCTATACAAAAGCCATTAGTAGGAGTTTCCAGCTTGAAGGCACTAGCGGCGAATGTAAAAATGTCGAATGCTGTTATTTGTGCGTTATTTGATGCACGTCGCCAAAATGTATATGCTGGCGTTTATGAAGGGGCACAATTAAATACAGTAATTGAAGATTACCATGATCATATTGACGGTCTGCTAGAAAAATTAAAAGTATTGCAGGTCCCTGTCTTATTTGTAGGAACTGATGTGGACCTTTATTTTGAACAGATCCAAGAGGTGCTTGGTGAAAATGCGCTACGTGCTCCACATACATTTGATTTACCACGAGCTTCTGAGCTGATTGCAATGGCACAACAGCAGGAGTTACCTTCAATTGAGGCTACGCATACATTTGTTCCACAATATCGTCGCATTGCAGAAGCGGAAGCGAATTGGTTAAAGGAACAAAAGAAGGAGCAACTATAA
- the tsaE gene encoding tRNA (adenosine(37)-N6)-threonylcarbamoyltransferase complex ATPase subunit type 1 TsaE, with protein sequence MIYEKQINVLEETQQLAMELAQLVEAQYTITLEGDLGAGKTTFTQSFAKGLGITRTVNSPTFTIMKQYEGRLPLNHLDVYRLENSDEDLGWDEIFYGDAVTVVEWAHLIEEELPKERLAIEITRIDEDARKFTFKPVGTKYVQLCEELLK encoded by the coding sequence ATGATATACGAAAAGCAAATTAATGTGTTAGAAGAAACGCAGCAGCTTGCGATGGAGTTAGCACAGTTAGTGGAAGCACAATATACAATCACACTTGAGGGGGATCTGGGTGCGGGTAAAACAACCTTTACGCAAAGTTTTGCAAAGGGCTTAGGGATAACGCGCACAGTTAACAGTCCGACGTTTACGATTATGAAACAGTATGAGGGGCGCCTCCCATTAAATCATTTAGATGTGTATCGTTTGGAAAATAGTGATGAAGATTTAGGCTGGGATGAAATTTTTTATGGTGATGCGGTTACGGTTGTAGAATGGGCGCATTTAATTGAAGAGGAATTACCGAAAGAGCGGTTAGCAATTGAAATTACAAGAATTGATGAAGATGCTCGGAAATTTACTTTTAAACCGGTGGGCACAAAATATGTCCAACTTTGTGAGGAGCTATTGAAATGA